One Arcobacter sp. FWKO B genomic window, AGGTTAAATATAATGGCAAACCATAAATCTGCTGCAAAAAGAGCAAAGCAAACGATAGTAAAAACAGAAAGAAATAGATTCTATAAAACAAGAATCAAGAATATTACTAGAAGTGTTTTAGAAGCTGTTGACGCAAATGACAAAGAAAAAGCTACTGAAAACATGAAAACTGCGAACAAATACTTCCACCACTGTGTAAGTAAAGGTATTCTAAAAAAAGGTACAGCAGCTAGAAAAGTAGGAAGATTACAATTAAGAGTAAACGCACTTTAATAGTGTAATCTCCCTTTTTAGGTAGACTTTCTTCTCGACAATCCTTGAACTAATAAAATAGGTAAATAATTAATGCACAAAAAACTTCAACCGTTTATAGATAGATACAATGAGATAAATGAGCTTTTAATGGCTCCTGACATCACAAATGATATCAAAAAAATGACTGCACTCTCAAAAGAGCAATCTTCTCTTGCAGATATTGTATCTAAGGCAAAAGAATACATAAAAACTATAGACGATATTGAAGAAAATAAAGCATTGCTTGAAGATAAAGAATTAGGTGATCTTGCTAAAGAGGAACTCAAAGTATTAGAGCCAAGAAAAGAAGAGCTCGAAGAAGAGATAAAAATCTTACTTTTACCAACTGACCCAAATGATGACAAGAATATTTACCTTGAGCTTCGTGCAGGAACTGGTGGAGATGAAGCTGCAATATTTGTAGGAAATCTTTTTAGAGCTTATGTACGATATGCCGAGGTTAAAAACTGGAAAGTTGAGCTTATTAGCTCAAGTGATAGTGACGCTGGTGGGTACAAAGAGATAGTCGCTTTATTTAGAGGTGAAAAAGTTTATAGCCGTCTTAAATATGAAGGTGGTACTCATAGAGTTCAAAGAGTTCCTGCTACAGAGTCTCAAGGAAGAGTCCATACATCAGCTATAACAGTTGCTGTTATGCCTGAAGTTGATGATGTGGATATTCAAATCAACCCAAATGATTTAAAAATTGATGTTATGAGAAGTAGTGGTTGTGGTGGACAAAGTGTAAATACAACTGATAGTGCGGTAAGAATTACCCATATACCTACTGGTATCGTTGTAACAAACCAAGATCAAAAATCACAACACAAAAACAAAGAAAAAGCTATGAATGTTCTAAAAGCAAGACTTTATGAACTTGAAATGCAAGAACAAATAGAAAAAGAAGGGGCTGATAGAAAAGCCCAAGTTGGTACAGGGGATAGAAGCGGAAGAATCAGAACATACAATTACCCACAAAACAGAGTTACTGATCATAGAATAAATTTAACCCTTTATAGACTAGAACAACTTATGAATGATGGTGTATTTGATGAGCTAATAGATCCTCTTATTGCTGATCATCAAGCAAGACTAATAGAAGCTAACGGTCTTTAAACAATAAGGTAAAACACTTTGTTTTTACCTTTTTCTTCGTAATCTTACTTCATAATAAAAAAAATTAATCTTTTAATATTATTTTAATTGTTCTCTTACGACATTTATGCTACCATTATTAACAAATGTATAAATCAAATAAATGACAATCAAGGATTACAATGTTTAATGGTAAAAATATCCTTATAACTGGCGGAACTGGAAGTTTTGGCAAGAAATTCACTAAATTAATTCTTCAAAATTATTCTCCAAACAAACTTATTATCTACAGTCGTGATGAACTAAAACAGTACGAAATGGCTCAAGTTTTTAATCAAAAATGTATGAGATACTTTATTGGTGATGTAAGAGATAAAGAAAGACTACTAAAAGCGATGAAAGATGTTGATTTTGTTATCCATGCAGCAGCACTTAAACATGTACCAATAGCTGAATATAACCCTATGGAATGTATAAAAACCAATATAATGGGTGCACAAAATGTTATCGACTCTTGCCTAGCTAATGGTGTGAAAAAAATCATAGCACTCTCTACTGATAAAGCAGCCAATCCAATCAATTTATATGGGGCTACAAAACTAGCATCTGATAAACTTTTTGTTGCTGCTAATAACCTTGTGGGTAATGATGATATACAATTTAGTGTGGTTAGATATGGCAATGTAATAGGAAGTAGAGGTTCAGTAATACCATATTTCAATCAACTTATTGAAAATGGTGCAAAAGAGCTTCCAATAACTGATCCAAAAATGACAAGATTCTTAATTACTCTTGATCAAGGTGTAGAGTTTGTTATAAAAAACTTTGCGAGGATGCAAGGTGGTGAGATATTTGTCCCAAAAATTCCTTCAATGAAAATAACAGATTTAGCATCCTCTTTAGCACCAAATTTACCACAAAAGACAATAGGTATAAGACCTGGCGAAAAACTTCATGAGATTATGTGTCCAGCAGATGATAGCCACTTAACTTTAGAATTTAGTGACCACTATGTTATAAAACCATCTATTACTTTTAGTGGAAATAGAGATTATAGCAAAAATTTACTAGGTGAGAGTGGAAGACCTGTAGAGCAAGGATTTGAGTACAACTCGGGAAATAACTCATGGTGGTTAAGCAGTGATGAACTTCAACTTTATATCAAAGAGGTTTGATGAATTTTATCCCATATGGAAAGCAAAGCATAGACGATGATGATATAAAAGCAGTATCTGAAATACTAAGAAGTGACTACTTAACGACTGGACCCAAGGTTGAAGAGTTTGAAAATGTGATTTGTGAGTTTACAGATGCAAAGTATACTGTAGCTGTAAGTAATGGAACAGCAGCGTTGCATCTTGCTTCCTTGGTACTTCTAAATCCAAATGATAAAGTGCTTACTACACCAAATAGCTTTCTTGCTACTGCTAATTCTATAAAATATGTTGGTGCAATTCCTATATTTGTAGATATTTGTGAAGATGGGAATATTGACCTTGATTTATGTGAGGAATATCTAAAAAACGATCACACAATAAAAGCTTTATATGTGGTACATTTTAGTGGCAATCCAATAAATCAACAAAAATTAAAATACCTAAAAGAAAAATACAACATAAAAATCCTAGAAGATTGTGCCCATAGTCTTGGGGCTTCGTTTGATGGTATAAAAGCAGGAAGTTGTGCAAATAGTGATTGTAGTATACTCTCTTTTCATCCAGTCAAACATATCACTACTGGAGAAGGTGGAGCAATAACTACAAATTCATATGAAATATATCAAAGACTTCTAAAGCTTCGTAGTCATGGGATGGAGCGAAAATCTGAGATAGCCCCTTGGTATTATGAAATGAATGAACTTGGCTTTAATTATAGAATTACAGATTTTCAGTGTGCTTTGGGTATAAGTCAATTTAAAAAATTTGATAATTTTGTACGAAGAAGAAAAGAGTTAGCATTTAACTACACAAAAGCATTTGAAAACAGCATTATAAAACCTTTGTATCCATATACTGAAAATAGTTCATATCATTTGTTTGTGGTAAGAGTAGATTTTAGTAAAACAACTATTAATAAAAAAGAGTTGTTTATCAAGATAAAAGAGCTTGGTATTGGACTACAGCTACATTACATCCCTATAAATAAACAACCCTTTTATAAGTCTTTGGGGTATGGAAATGAACATACACCCGTTATGAATAAGTATTATGAAGAGTGCTTTTCTTTGCCCTTGTATCCTGATTTGAGTGATGAAGAGCAGATTTATGTGATAAAGTGTTTGCTAGAGGTACTTTATGTGTAGTAAATGTGTAGCTATTATCCCAGCACGAGGTGGAAGCAAAAGGATACCAAGAAAAAATATAAAAGATTTTTGCGGTAAACCTATGATTGCATATAGTATAAATGCAGCTCTTGGAACTGGACTTTTTGATAAAGTAGTGGTATCCACTGATGATGAAGAGATAGCAAAAGTGGCTACTGAATATGGGGCAGAGGTGCCATTTATTAGACCAGCTGAGCTAAGTGATGATTATACTGGAACTGGCGATGTTATTAACCATGCTATTAAATGGTTGGCAAATAATGGACATAAGTATGAGTATGTTTGCACCATATATGCAACAGCTCCTTTAATTCAAACAAAATATATTATAGAAGGTTTTGAAAAACTTAAAAATTCAAATGCCCATATGGCTTTTAGCGTTACTAGTATGCCATTTCCAATTCAAAGAACTTTTAAGATAAATAGTAATG contains:
- the rpsT gene encoding 30S ribosomal protein S20, whose amino-acid sequence is MANHKSAAKRAKQTIVKTERNRFYKTRIKNITRSVLEAVDANDKEKATENMKTANKYFHHCVSKGILKKGTAARKVGRLQLRVNAL
- the pseC gene encoding UDP-4-amino-4,6-dideoxy-N-acetyl-beta-L-altrosamine transaminase — encoded protein: MNFIPYGKQSIDDDDIKAVSEILRSDYLTTGPKVEEFENVICEFTDAKYTVAVSNGTAALHLASLVLLNPNDKVLTTPNSFLATANSIKYVGAIPIFVDICEDGNIDLDLCEEYLKNDHTIKALYVVHFSGNPINQQKLKYLKEKYNIKILEDCAHSLGASFDGIKAGSCANSDCSILSFHPVKHITTGEGGAITTNSYEIYQRLLKLRSHGMERKSEIAPWYYEMNELGFNYRITDFQCALGISQFKKFDNFVRRRKELAFNYTKAFENSIIKPLYPYTENSSYHLFVVRVDFSKTTINKKELFIKIKELGIGLQLHYIPINKQPFYKSLGYGNEHTPVMNKYYEECFSLPLYPDLSDEEQIYVIKCLLEVLYV
- the pseB gene encoding UDP-N-acetylglucosamine 4,6-dehydratase (inverting), encoding MFNGKNILITGGTGSFGKKFTKLILQNYSPNKLIIYSRDELKQYEMAQVFNQKCMRYFIGDVRDKERLLKAMKDVDFVIHAAALKHVPIAEYNPMECIKTNIMGAQNVIDSCLANGVKKIIALSTDKAANPINLYGATKLASDKLFVAANNLVGNDDIQFSVVRYGNVIGSRGSVIPYFNQLIENGAKELPITDPKMTRFLITLDQGVEFVIKNFARMQGGEIFVPKIPSMKITDLASSLAPNLPQKTIGIRPGEKLHEIMCPADDSHLTLEFSDHYVIKPSITFSGNRDYSKNLLGESGRPVEQGFEYNSGNNSWWLSSDELQLYIKEV
- the prfA gene encoding peptide chain release factor 1, whose translation is MHKKLQPFIDRYNEINELLMAPDITNDIKKMTALSKEQSSLADIVSKAKEYIKTIDDIEENKALLEDKELGDLAKEELKVLEPRKEELEEEIKILLLPTDPNDDKNIYLELRAGTGGDEAAIFVGNLFRAYVRYAEVKNWKVELISSSDSDAGGYKEIVALFRGEKVYSRLKYEGGTHRVQRVPATESQGRVHTSAITVAVMPEVDDVDIQINPNDLKIDVMRSSGCGGQSVNTTDSAVRITHIPTGIVVTNQDQKSQHKNKEKAMNVLKARLYELEMQEQIEKEGADRKAQVGTGDRSGRIRTYNYPQNRVTDHRINLTLYRLEQLMNDGVFDELIDPLIADHQARLIEANGL